A window of candidate division WOR-3 bacterium genomic DNA:
GGACAATTTCTGTAATCTTTAAGTTATCAATCCTAATTTTTTTGACTTTGAATTTATGATACTTTCTGAGCTGTCAAACAGGATTCGGTGGCTTTGAAAGCAATCCCTTAAAACCTTCCCCTTCCTTTGCCTCTTCCTCTGCCTCTGCCGTCTCTGGGCCCCATTCCCATACCTTTTCCCATCCCCATTCCTTGACCTTTTCCCATTCCTCTGCCCGTTAATAAGCCAAAAGATTGTAATGCTCCGTATCCATCTAGAGGAGTATTATAAGATTTGTTCGCATTTTCTCCGATTTTGGTGTTTTCATCTTCAATTTCTATCGCTTTTTTCGGACAGGAAAGGGCTGCTTCCTTTAGACAAGTGGCGGTGACATTTTTTATTTTTGCCACATTGTTTTCCATCTCTATGCCTGCTGGGCAAATATTGGCGCAGATAGCGCATCCAATACATCTTTCTGCAATGATTCTGACCATTTACACCTCGATTTTTTTTATTTCATCCATTGTTTTTTCAGCGACTGTCTTTTCTTTGTTAAAATGCTTGATAGTTCTTTCGAGAAAAGCCCTTTTTTCTTCAAGAGTTTTAAAATATTTCATCATATCTTTCGTTTTTTGAATGTTTTCTTGAATCTCCATAGGTATTTTCTCACTGTCGTGTCTTACTGCGTCTTGGGGACAAAATTCGTGGCATTTACCGCATCTGATGCAATTCTGCATGTCAATAACTGCGTAAGCGTTTTTCATTTTCATCGCGTTAGTCGGACAAAGATTTACGCAGATAGCACACCCAATACATCTCTTTTCATCAACCCATGGCATTTATCCTCCAATTTCGATAATGTGTTTTTTCACCTTTGCAATAAAGAATTGTTTAAAATCTTTAATGTTTTGAGAATAAAGTTTTTTGAAAAAATACAAGTTGCGCGTTGTATTTTTAATATTGTGAACTGCTATCGATGATAAAGATTCAGACAACGAATTAATTCCTTGCAAAAAAATCCAAAAATGTTTAATTTTTTTAAAAAATATGTTATAATAATCTAACAAATTTGTCAATATAAAAATGGAAATTAAAATTCTTTACGACAACTATACAATCAGGGATGATCTAATATCAGATCACGGTTTTTCTTGCCTTCTAAGGGCTCACGGGAAAACTATTCTTTTTGACACTGGAGCCGACGGTACCATTTTGCTTTCAAACATGAAAATATTGGGTGTCGACCCTCTCTCAGTAGATGAGGTTTTTATTTCACATCCTCACTTCGACCACATAGGAGGTCTGTCGGGATTTCTCAATGAAAACAATAATGTAGATGTATGGGTTCCTTTTTCTTTCAGAGGGGTCAGAAGGGCAAAAAAAGTAGTTCATATAAAAGATCCAATGGTGTTGAGTGAAAATTTCTTTTCGACAGGTGAATTGGGAGGAATAGAACAGTCTCTGGCAGTAAAAACAGAAAAAGGAATTTCGCTTGTGGTTGGCTGTTCTCATCCTGAC
This region includes:
- a CDS encoding 4Fe-4S binding protein, which codes for MVRIIAERCIGCAICANICPAGIEMENNVAKIKNVTATCLKEAALSCPKKAIEIEDENTKIGENANKSYNTPLDGYGALQSFGLLTGRGMGKGQGMGMGKGMGMGPRDGRGRGRGKGRGRF
- a CDS encoding 4Fe-4S binding protein, with product MPWVDEKRCIGCAICVNLCPTNAMKMKNAYAVIDMQNCIRCGKCHEFCPQDAVRHDSEKIPMEIQENIQKTKDMMKYFKTLEEKRAFLERTIKHFNKEKTVAEKTMDEIKKIEV
- a CDS encoding MBL fold metallo-hydrolase, yielding MEIKILYDNYTIRDDLISDHGFSCLLRAHGKTILFDTGADGTILLSNMKILGVDPLSVDEVFISHPHFDHIGGLSGFLNENNNVDVWVPFSFRGVRRAKKVVHIKDPMVLSENFFSTGELGGIEQSLAVKTEKGISLVVGCSHPD